A genomic window from Variovorax paradoxus includes:
- a CDS encoding NAD(P)H-hydrate dehydratase has product MQRTTSATAAELFNIAATRRIEHAAAAALPAHALMQRAGLAVARLAMAIAPHARTIWVACGPGNNGGDGFEAAAQLRHRGFFPVVTFLGDESRLPPDAKASLQRARDAGVTFASTPPSAYELAIDALLGIGSTRPPEGTMAEWLAKMHTSGQPVLCVDVPSGLNADTGTLPHGIDHAQASARTCITFLALKPGLFTAQGRDAAGTVWLDDLGCSAFKDQPVARIAGAPDAQPRAHASHKGSYGDVAVIGGASGMAGAALLAGSAALHGGAGRVFVGLLDPSAAPVDTAQPELMLRDARTLDLSGMTAVCGCGGGEAVRELLPRVLSTAAALVLDADALNAIAADGALQAQLTSRGKSGSPTVITPHPLEAARLLGCTVGDVQADRLAAARQLAARFGVVVVLKGSGTVIAGATDTLPVINLTGNARLATAGTGDVLAGMIGAALAMRRPALEAAREAVWQHGHIADTWPSDAAPLTAGTLARRAPV; this is encoded by the coding sequence ATGCAACGCACCACCTCCGCCACCGCTGCCGAGCTGTTCAACATCGCCGCCACGCGCCGCATCGAACATGCTGCGGCGGCCGCCCTGCCCGCTCACGCGCTGATGCAGCGCGCCGGCCTCGCAGTGGCACGGCTTGCGATGGCGATTGCGCCGCACGCGCGCACGATCTGGGTGGCCTGCGGGCCGGGAAACAACGGCGGCGATGGCTTCGAGGCGGCTGCGCAGTTGCGTCACCGGGGCTTCTTTCCTGTCGTCACATTCCTGGGAGATGAAAGCCGCTTGCCGCCGGACGCCAAGGCATCGCTACAGCGTGCCCGCGATGCGGGCGTCACCTTTGCATCGACGCCGCCTTCGGCCTATGAACTGGCCATCGACGCGCTGCTCGGCATCGGATCGACGCGACCACCCGAAGGCACGATGGCCGAATGGCTGGCGAAGATGCATACGAGCGGCCAACCCGTGCTCTGCGTCGACGTGCCATCGGGCCTGAATGCGGACACCGGCACGCTGCCTCACGGTATCGACCACGCGCAAGCATCGGCCCGCACCTGCATCACCTTTCTCGCATTGAAGCCCGGCCTGTTCACTGCCCAGGGCCGCGATGCGGCGGGTACGGTATGGCTCGACGATCTGGGCTGCAGCGCATTCAAGGATCAACCAGTCGCCCGAATCGCCGGAGCACCCGATGCGCAGCCGCGCGCCCATGCCTCGCACAAAGGCAGCTACGGCGATGTCGCGGTGATCGGCGGAGCCTCCGGCATGGCGGGCGCCGCCTTGCTGGCCGGCTCGGCAGCACTGCATGGCGGCGCGGGACGCGTGTTCGTCGGATTGCTCGACCCGAGCGCGGCCCCCGTCGACACCGCCCAACCCGAACTGATGCTGCGCGACGCCCGAACGCTCGACCTGTCAGGCATGACGGCGGTGTGCGGCTGCGGCGGTGGAGAGGCGGTGCGAGAACTGCTGCCGCGCGTGCTCTCGACGGCGGCCGCTTTGGTGCTAGATGCCGATGCGCTCAACGCCATCGCGGCTGATGGCGCGCTGCAAGCACAGCTGACGTCCCGGGGAAAAAGCGGATCGCCCACCGTGATCACGCCACATCCACTGGAAGCTGCGCGCCTGCTGGGCTGCACGGTCGGCGATGTCCAGGCCGACAGGCTGGCCGCGGCCCGTCAGCTCGCCGCGCGCTTCGGTGTCGTAGTTGTGCTCAAGGGTTCGGGCACCGTCATTGCAGGCGCCACCGACACTCTGCCAGTCATCAACCTGACCGGCAACGCCCGCCTTGCGACCGCAGGCACCGGCGACGTACTGGCCGGCATGATCGGCGCTGCGCTGGCCATGCGCCGGCCAGCCCTCGAGGCAGCGCGCGAAGCCGTCTGGCAGCACGGCCACATCGCCGACACATGGCCGTCCGATGCAGCCCCGCTAACGGCCGGCACGCTGGCCCGCCGCGCGCCCGTCTGA
- the rpsB gene encoding 30S ribosomal protein S2 produces the protein MSTTMREMLEAGVHFGHQTRFWNPKMAPYIFGHRNKIHIINLEKSLPMFQDAMKYAKQLTANRGTILMVGTKRQAREIVAAEARRAGVPFVDTRWLGGMLTNFKTVKTSIKRLKDMKAQQEAGLDSLSKKEQLTFSREIEKLEKDIGGIQDMAALPDAIFVIDVGFHKIAVAEAKKLGIPLIGVVDSNHSPEGIDYVIPGNDDSSKAVTLYARGIADAIIEGRNSATGDVVKAIAEGNGDEFVEVEEGASA, from the coding sequence ATGTCTACCACCATGCGCGAAATGCTGGAAGCAGGTGTCCATTTCGGTCACCAAACCCGCTTCTGGAACCCCAAGATGGCCCCGTACATCTTCGGCCATCGCAACAAGATTCACATCATCAACCTGGAAAAGTCGCTCCCGATGTTCCAGGACGCGATGAAGTACGCCAAGCAGCTCACCGCCAACCGCGGCACGATCCTGATGGTCGGCACGAAGCGCCAAGCCCGTGAAATCGTGGCGGCAGAAGCCCGTCGCGCCGGCGTGCCCTTCGTCGACACCCGCTGGCTCGGCGGCATGCTGACCAACTTCAAGACCGTCAAGACCTCGATCAAGCGTCTGAAGGACATGAAGGCCCAGCAGGAAGCCGGCCTCGACTCGCTGAGCAAGAAGGAGCAACTGACCTTCTCGCGCGAAATCGAGAAGCTCGAAAAGGACATCGGCGGCATCCAGGACATGGCCGCGCTGCCCGACGCCATCTTCGTGATTGACGTGGGCTTCCACAAGATCGCCGTGGCCGAAGCCAAGAAGCTCGGCATTCCGCTGATCGGCGTTGTGGACTCCAACCACTCGCCCGAAGGCATCGACTACGTGATCCCTGGCAACGACGACTCGTCGAAGGCTGTCACGCTGTACGCCCGCGGCATCGCCGACGCGATCATCGAAGGCCGCAACAGCGCCACCGGTGACGTGGTCAAGGCCATCGCCGAAGGCAATGGCGACGAATTCGTCGAAGTCGAAGAAGGCGCTTCGGCCTGA
- the rnr gene encoding ribonuclease R, whose protein sequence is MLDEFEGTVQGHRDGHGFVQRDDGEADIYLPPNEMRAVLHKDRVKARVVRQDRRGRPEGRVVEIVERPEQPIIGRLLHEGGIWLVAPEDKRYGQDVLIPKGATGPAKVGQVVVVQLTEPPALFGQPVGRVKEVLGEIDDPGMEIEIAVRKYGVPHEFSAECLAEAKALPEKVRPADKKGRVDLTDIPLVTIDGEDARDFDDAVYCEPAKVGRGKGWRLLVAIADVSAYVQTGSGIDIDAYDRATSVYFPRRVIPMLPEKLSNGLCSLNPEVERLCMVCDMLVAADGEIYAYQFYPAVMFSHARFTYTEVAAILGNTRGPEAAKRKDRVKDLLNLADVYKALLKQRGKRGAVDFETTETQIICDDAGRIEKIVPRTRNEAHRLIEEAMLAANVCSADFIAEGKHPGLYRVHEGPTPEKKEILRGYLKAMGVGLSITDDPKPGEFQAIADATKERPDAQQIHTMLLRSMQQAIYTPINSGHFGLAYEAYTHFTSPIRRYPDLLVHRVIKAILSKTRYQLPMLPTPGEAHAKLAKRLASRVKAPTSKPQKATVAPTKEVLAWEAAGLHCSANERRADEASRDVEAWLKCKYMREHLGEEYGGVVTAATTFGIFVTLDAMYVEGLVHITELGGEYFKFDEMRQELRGERTGIRYAIGTRVRVQVSRVDLDGRKIDFRLVREGEELTARAMKDKGAASSGVPVKASAKRSTRHKAEAGNAESRAERGTSATAGPQSAMQAFKSAVKKAANKMKGRKPRR, encoded by the coding sequence TTGCTGGATGAATTCGAAGGAACTGTTCAAGGACATCGCGATGGGCACGGCTTCGTGCAGCGCGACGACGGTGAAGCAGACATCTACCTGCCGCCGAACGAAATGCGCGCGGTGCTGCACAAGGACCGCGTCAAGGCGCGCGTCGTGCGCCAGGACCGCCGCGGCCGCCCCGAAGGGCGCGTGGTGGAAATCGTCGAGCGTCCCGAGCAGCCCATCATCGGCCGCCTCTTGCACGAAGGCGGCATCTGGCTCGTTGCACCGGAAGACAAGCGCTATGGCCAGGACGTCCTGATTCCCAAGGGCGCAACCGGTCCCGCGAAGGTGGGGCAGGTTGTGGTCGTGCAACTCACCGAGCCGCCGGCTCTGTTTGGCCAGCCCGTTGGTCGTGTGAAAGAAGTGCTGGGCGAGATCGACGACCCCGGCATGGAGATCGAGATCGCCGTGCGCAAGTACGGCGTGCCGCACGAGTTTTCCGCGGAGTGCCTGGCCGAGGCCAAGGCGCTGCCCGAGAAGGTTCGTCCCGCCGACAAGAAGGGGCGCGTTGACCTCACCGACATTCCGCTCGTCACCATCGACGGCGAAGACGCACGCGACTTCGACGATGCCGTGTATTGCGAGCCTGCGAAAGTGGGCCGAGGCAAGGGCTGGCGCCTGCTGGTTGCCATTGCCGACGTCAGCGCCTATGTGCAGACCGGCTCGGGCATCGACATCGACGCCTACGACCGCGCCACCAGCGTCTACTTCCCGCGCCGCGTGATCCCGATGCTGCCCGAGAAGCTGTCGAACGGCCTGTGCTCGCTCAACCCCGAGGTCGAGCGCCTGTGCATGGTGTGCGACATGCTGGTCGCGGCCGATGGCGAGATCTACGCGTACCAGTTCTATCCGGCCGTGATGTTCAGCCATGCGCGCTTCACGTACACCGAAGTGGCCGCCATCCTTGGCAACACGCGCGGCCCCGAAGCCGCCAAGCGCAAGGATCGCGTCAAGGACCTGCTGAACCTCGCCGACGTCTACAAGGCGCTGCTCAAGCAGCGCGGCAAGCGTGGCGCGGTCGACTTCGAAACCACCGAGACGCAGATCATTTGCGACGACGCCGGCCGCATCGAAAAGATCGTGCCGCGCACGCGCAACGAGGCGCACCGCCTGATCGAAGAGGCAATGCTCGCGGCCAACGTCTGCAGCGCCGACTTCATCGCCGAAGGCAAGCACCCGGGCCTGTACCGCGTGCACGAAGGCCCGACGCCCGAGAAGAAGGAAATCCTGCGCGGCTATCTCAAGGCCATGGGTGTCGGCCTCAGCATCACCGACGATCCCAAGCCGGGCGAGTTCCAGGCAATCGCCGACGCCACCAAGGAGCGCCCCGACGCGCAGCAGATCCACACCATGCTGCTGCGCTCGATGCAGCAGGCGATCTACACGCCGATCAACAGCGGCCACTTCGGCCTGGCCTACGAGGCCTACACGCACTTCACGAGCCCGATCCGGCGCTATCCGGACCTGCTGGTGCATCGCGTGATCAAGGCGATCCTGTCGAAGACGCGCTACCAGCTGCCGATGCTGCCCACGCCCGGCGAGGCGCATGCCAAGCTGGCCAAGCGGCTCGCGTCGCGCGTGAAAGCGCCAACCAGCAAGCCGCAGAAGGCCACCGTCGCTCCCACCAAGGAAGTGCTGGCCTGGGAAGCCGCAGGCCTGCATTGCAGCGCCAACGAGCGCCGCGCCGACGAAGCCAGCCGCGACGTCGAGGCCTGGCTCAAGTGCAAGTACATGCGCGAGCATCTCGGCGAGGAATACGGCGGCGTGGTCACCGCGGCCACGACCTTCGGCATCTTCGTCACGCTCGACGCGATGTACGTCGAAGGCCTGGTGCACATCACCGAGCTCGGCGGCGAATACTTCAAGTTCGACGAGATGCGCCAGGAGCTGCGCGGCGAGCGCACCGGCATCCGCTATGCCATCGGCACGCGGGTGCGGGTGCAGGTAAGCCGCGTCGACCTGGACGGCCGCAAGATCGACTTCCGCCTCGTGCGCGAAGGCGAAGAGCTCACGGCCCGTGCCATGAAGGACAAGGGTGCGGCATCATCGGGCGTGCCGGTCAAGGCCTCGGCCAAGCGCAGCACGCGTCACAAGGCCGAAGCCGGCAACGCCGAGTCGCGCGCGGAGCGCGGCACCTCGGCCACGGCCGGTCCGCAGTCGGCGATGCAGGCCTTCAAGTCGGCGGTCAAGAAGGCTGCCAACAAGATGAAGGGGCGCAAGCCGCGCCGCTGA
- a CDS encoding SDR family oxidoreductase, with the protein MSAEDNKGRIAIVTGAGSGIGRAAALALLGDGWSVVLAGRRLEPLEQVAQESGAGARAFAVPTDVSNADSVQALFAATVERFGRVDLLFNNAGVGNPPGPFEDWTPAQWQGVVDINLTGMFFCIQQAFRTMKAQTPMGGRIINNGSISATAPRPNSAAYTATKHAVEGLTKTASLDGRKYDIAVGQVDVGNAMTELAARMAKGVPQANGELAIEPLIDVKIVGQSVLYMANLPLEANVLFHTIMATKMPFVGRG; encoded by the coding sequence ATGAGCGCTGAAGACAACAAGGGCCGCATCGCCATCGTCACGGGTGCGGGCTCCGGCATCGGCCGCGCCGCCGCGCTGGCGCTGCTGGGCGACGGCTGGAGCGTGGTTCTGGCAGGGCGCCGCCTGGAGCCGCTGGAACAGGTGGCGCAAGAATCGGGCGCCGGTGCGCGCGCCTTCGCGGTGCCGACCGACGTGTCCAATGCGGACTCGGTGCAGGCTCTGTTCGCCGCCACCGTCGAGCGCTTCGGCCGCGTCGACCTGCTGTTCAACAACGCCGGCGTGGGCAACCCGCCGGGCCCGTTCGAGGACTGGACGCCTGCGCAGTGGCAAGGCGTGGTCGACATCAACCTGACGGGCATGTTCTTCTGTATCCAGCAGGCATTCCGCACGATGAAGGCACAGACGCCGATGGGCGGCCGCATCATCAACAACGGCTCCATCTCGGCCACGGCGCCGCGGCCGAACTCGGCTGCCTACACGGCGACCAAGCACGCGGTCGAGGGGCTGACCAAGACTGCGTCGCTCGACGGCCGCAAGTACGACATCGCCGTGGGGCAGGTGGACGTGGGCAACGCCATGACAGAGTTGGCTGCGCGCATGGCCAAGGGCGTGCCGCAGGCTAATGGCGAACTCGCGATCGAGCCGCTGATCGACGTCAAGATCGTCGGCCAGTCGGTGCTCTACATGGCAAACCTGCCGCTGGAGGCCAACGTGCTGTTCCACACCATCATGGCGACGAAGATGCCCTTCGTCGGGCGCGGCTAA
- the uppS gene encoding polyprenyl diphosphate synthase, producing the protein MASSAPRIPHHVAIVMDGNGRWATRRFLPRVAGHKQGVESLRRCVRACADRGVGVLTVFAFSSENWNRPVEEVSGLMDLMVGALAREVPKLSADGVRLHFVGERAGLSPKMVKGLVDAELATVHNTRMVLNVCFNYGGRWDIAQAAARLVAQGDAITEASLDRAMALAHVPDPDLFIRTGGEQRLSNFLLWQSAYAELFFSDKLWPEFDEAALDEAIAAFQGRERRFGQTSAQVKTATA; encoded by the coding sequence ATGGCCTCTTCAGCGCCACGCATTCCCCACCACGTTGCCATCGTCATGGACGGTAACGGCCGTTGGGCCACGCGGCGCTTCCTGCCCCGCGTCGCGGGGCACAAGCAGGGCGTCGAATCGCTGCGCCGCTGCGTCAGGGCCTGTGCCGACCGCGGCGTGGGCGTGCTCACGGTGTTCGCGTTCTCGTCCGAGAACTGGAACCGTCCCGTCGAGGAAGTCTCCGGGCTCATGGACCTGATGGTCGGTGCACTCGCCCGCGAGGTGCCCAAGCTCAGCGCCGATGGCGTGCGGCTGCATTTCGTCGGCGAACGGGCCGGCCTGTCGCCGAAGATGGTGAAGGGCCTGGTCGACGCCGAGCTGGCCACGGTGCACAACACGCGCATGGTGCTCAACGTCTGCTTCAACTACGGCGGCCGCTGGGACATCGCGCAGGCTGCCGCCAGGCTGGTGGCGCAGGGCGATGCGATCACCGAGGCGAGCCTCGACCGCGCCATGGCCCTGGCCCATGTGCCCGACCCCGACCTGTTCATCCGCACGGGCGGCGAGCAACGGTTGTCCAACTTCCTGCTCTGGCAGAGTGCCTACGCCGAGCTTTTCTTCAGCGACAAGCTGTGGCCCGAATTCGACGAAGCTGCGCTGGACGAGGCCATTGCCGCGTTCCAGGGCCGAGAGCGGCGCTTCGGCCAAACCTCGGCACAGGTCAAGACTGCTACGGCCTGA
- a CDS encoding amidase, translated as MNDLHATRLDLLAGGSDARTEMERAIGIAQSPVCAHVFTRTMFDEARQAAAASNPDSRLSGLAFTAKDLFDIKGQPTPAGSVVLAHAPAANADALAVARLRAAGGVLTGRTNMSEFAFSGVGVNPHHGTPANVSDAATPRIPGGSSSGAAISVASGAAFIGLGSDTGGSIRIPAALNGIVGFKNTARLTPADGALPLSTTLDTVCAMTRSVRDAITAHEILAARRVTAGNAPLAAYRLAVVKNVFFDGIEPAVSTAFERSLKALRAAGARIVEIELPELAELATINATGGFSAAESHAWHRLLLERSGAGYDPRVAQRILRGATMKAHEYIDLIHARRDWIARVETTLAPFDAVLSPTVPITAPSIASVAPGAECDDEFFRVNALLLRNPSIINMLDGCAISLPCHAAGELPVGLMLWHAALHDDAVLAIALQTERTLQN; from the coding sequence ATGAACGACCTTCACGCCACCCGTCTCGATCTTCTGGCAGGTGGCTCCGATGCACGCACCGAAATGGAGCGTGCCATCGGCATCGCCCAGTCCCCGGTCTGCGCGCACGTCTTCACCCGCACCATGTTCGACGAGGCCAGGCAGGCTGCCGCCGCGTCGAACCCCGACAGCCGGCTTTCGGGCCTCGCCTTCACCGCCAAGGACCTGTTCGACATCAAAGGCCAGCCAACGCCCGCCGGCTCCGTGGTCCTGGCCCATGCGCCAGCCGCCAACGCCGATGCCCTCGCCGTGGCACGGCTGCGCGCCGCGGGCGGCGTGCTGACCGGCCGCACCAACATGTCGGAGTTCGCCTTCTCGGGCGTCGGCGTCAACCCGCACCACGGCACACCGGCCAACGTGAGCGATGCCGCCACGCCGCGCATCCCGGGCGGCTCGTCGTCCGGCGCGGCGATCTCGGTGGCCAGCGGAGCCGCGTTCATCGGCCTGGGCTCCGACACCGGCGGCTCAATCCGCATTCCGGCGGCACTGAACGGCATTGTTGGCTTCAAGAACACGGCCCGCCTGACGCCAGCCGACGGCGCACTGCCGCTTTCGACCACTCTGGACACCGTCTGCGCCATGACGCGCTCGGTGCGCGACGCCATCACCGCGCACGAGATCCTCGCGGCGCGCCGAGTAACCGCCGGCAACGCCCCTCTGGCAGCCTATAGGCTGGCGGTGGTGAAGAACGTGTTCTTCGATGGCATCGAACCCGCCGTGTCTACCGCCTTCGAGCGCTCGCTGAAGGCGCTCCGCGCAGCCGGCGCTCGCATCGTGGAGATCGAACTGCCCGAGCTCGCAGAACTGGCCACCATCAATGCCACCGGTGGCTTCTCGGCCGCCGAGTCGCACGCTTGGCACCGCCTGCTGCTGGAACGCAGCGGCGCAGGCTACGACCCGCGCGTGGCCCAGCGCATCCTGCGCGGCGCCACAATGAAGGCCCATGAATACATCGACCTGATCCATGCCCGCCGCGACTGGATCGCCCGAGTCGAAACCACACTCGCTCCGTTCGACGCTGTGCTGTCGCCAACCGTGCCGATCACTGCGCCGTCCATCGCCAGCGTAGCGCCGGGCGCCGAGTGCGATGACGAATTCTTCCGCGTCAATGCATTGCTGCTGCGCAACCCGTCGATCATCAACATGCTCGACGGCTGCGCCATCTCGCTGCCCTGCCACGCCGCCGGCGAACTGCCGGTCGGTCTGATGCTGTGGCACGCCGCGCTGCACGACGACGCCGTGCTCGCGATAGCGCTCCAGACCGAGCGCACACTGCAAAATTAA
- the tsf gene encoding translation elongation factor Ts — translation MAAITASMVGELRAKTDAPMMECKKALTEADGNMEKAEELLRIKLGNKAGKASGRITAEGVVTAFVDGAAGGMIEINCETDFVTKNDSFLALANAAAMLVAKNNPADIAALGALAYEQDGFGPTLEDVRKGLIGKIGENMSFRRFKHFAGNGKLASYLHGTRIGVMVEFEGDDTSAKDVAMHIAAMKPVAIQASDVPADLIEKERAVAKGKADEDRKTAEAEGKKPQPDDIVAKRIEGGVQKFLKEVSLHNQPFVKNDKQTVEQMLKAASTTIKGFTLYVVGEGIEKKVDDFAAEVAAQVAAAKAAA, via the coding sequence ATGGCTGCAATCACCGCAAGCATGGTCGGCGAACTGCGCGCAAAGACCGACGCGCCGATGATGGAGTGCAAGAAGGCCCTGACGGAGGCCGACGGCAACATGGAAAAGGCCGAAGAGTTGCTGCGCATCAAGCTCGGCAACAAGGCTGGCAAGGCATCGGGCCGCATCACCGCTGAAGGCGTGGTCACGGCTTTCGTCGACGGCGCTGCCGGCGGCATGATCGAAATCAACTGCGAAACCGACTTCGTCACCAAGAACGACAGCTTCCTGGCCCTGGCCAACGCTGCCGCCATGCTGGTCGCGAAGAACAACCCCGCGGACATCGCCGCGCTGGGCGCACTCGCCTATGAGCAAGACGGCTTTGGTCCCACGCTCGAAGACGTGCGCAAGGGTCTGATCGGCAAGATCGGCGAGAACATGAGCTTCCGCCGCTTCAAGCACTTCGCCGGCAACGGCAAGCTGGCTTCGTACCTGCACGGCACGCGCATCGGCGTGATGGTCGAGTTCGAAGGCGACGACACGTCGGCCAAGGACGTGGCGATGCACATCGCCGCCATGAAGCCGGTCGCCATCCAGGCATCGGACGTGCCTGCCGACCTGATCGAAAAAGAGCGCGCAGTTGCCAAGGGCAAGGCCGACGAAGACCGCAAGACGGCCGAAGCCGAAGGCAAGAAGCCGCAGCCGGACGACATCGTTGCCAAGCGCATCGAAGGTGGCGTGCAGAAGTTCCTCAAGGAAGTCTCGCTGCACAACCAGCCGTTCGTGAAGAACGACAAGCAGACCGTCGAGCAGATGCTCAAGGCCGCCAGCACCACGATCAAGGGCTTCACCCTGTACGTGGTCGGCGAAGGCATTGAGAAGAAAGTTGACGACTTCGCAGCCGAGGTGGCCGCGCAAGTTGCAGCGGCCAAGGCTGCAGCTTAA
- a CDS encoding D-amino acid dehydrogenase: MKIAIVGAGIIGVTTAWELVSDGHEVTVFERRGAAAEEASFANAGVVAPGYVTPWAAPGMRGKVLRSLLSSHGAIKLRWPLGSRDLGWLSRWQKACKLETYLANRARMQRLAFYSRNRLHEVTEARELSYERSDGYLVLLRSKRDKKLVQAGLEVLRSAGSVFKEIDADEARLIEPALNPDTPLAGAIHLPEDEVANCRQFALLLKWEAESFGAQFHFNCDIAPLSRAAPTSLSLASGSDPVRYDAVVVCAGLASATLLRPLGLRIPMAPVYGHSVSAPIREPLNAPRSAVMDERYKVAISRLGQRVRVAGSAEIGGSLDTMNPAAVQTLYKVLHDWFPGAATLQSGVQQWKGARPMLPDGPPVLGASGIPGVWLNLGHGSSGWALSCGSARVLGDLIAGQDPGIDLEGLGVERLSL; the protein is encoded by the coding sequence ATGAAAATCGCGATCGTGGGCGCCGGCATCATCGGCGTCACCACCGCCTGGGAACTGGTTTCCGACGGCCATGAAGTGACCGTGTTCGAGCGCAGGGGCGCCGCCGCAGAAGAAGCCAGCTTCGCCAATGCCGGCGTGGTCGCTCCCGGGTACGTCACACCGTGGGCCGCGCCAGGCATGCGCGGCAAGGTGCTGCGCTCGCTGCTGTCCTCGCACGGCGCCATCAAGCTGCGCTGGCCGCTGGGCTCGCGCGACCTCGGCTGGCTTTCGCGCTGGCAGAAGGCCTGCAAGCTCGAAACCTACCTGGCCAACCGCGCCCGCATGCAGCGACTGGCCTTCTACAGCCGCAACCGGCTGCACGAGGTGACCGAGGCGCGCGAGCTCAGCTACGAACGCAGCGACGGCTACCTGGTGCTGCTGCGCTCCAAGCGCGACAAGAAGCTGGTGCAGGCCGGGCTGGAGGTGCTGCGCTCGGCGGGCAGCGTCTTCAAGGAAATCGACGCCGACGAGGCCCGCCTGATCGAGCCCGCCCTCAATCCCGACACCCCGCTGGCAGGCGCCATCCACCTGCCCGAAGACGAAGTGGCCAACTGCCGCCAGTTCGCGCTGCTGCTCAAGTGGGAGGCCGAGTCGTTCGGCGCGCAGTTTCATTTCAACTGCGACATCGCGCCGCTGAGCCGCGCGGCGCCCACCTCGCTGTCGCTGGCGAGCGGCTCCGACCCTGTGCGCTACGACGCGGTCGTGGTGTGCGCCGGCCTGGCCTCGGCCACGCTGCTTCGGCCGCTGGGCCTGCGCATCCCGATGGCGCCTGTCTACGGCCATTCGGTGAGCGCGCCGATTCGCGAGCCGCTCAACGCGCCACGCAGCGCGGTGATGGACGAACGCTACAAGGTCGCCATCTCCCGCCTGGGCCAGCGCGTGCGGGTGGCCGGCAGCGCCGAGATCGGCGGCTCGCTGGACACGATGAACCCGGCCGCGGTGCAAACGCTCTACAAGGTGCTGCACGACTGGTTCCCGGGTGCGGCCACGCTGCAGTCCGGCGTGCAGCAATGGAAAGGCGCACGGCCGATGCTGCCGGACGGCCCACCGGTGCTGGGTGCCAGCGGCATTCCCGGCGTGTGGCTCAACCTTGGCCATGGGTCGAGCGGCTGGGCGCTGTCGTGCGGCAGTGCGCGCGTGCTGGGCGACCTGATTGCCGGACAGGACCCTGGCATCGACCTCGAAGGGCTCGGGGTCGAACGGCTCAGTCTTTAG
- the pyrH gene encoding UMP kinase, protein MSDARPAHKRILLKLSGEALMGDDAFGINRATIVRMVQEVAEVVNMGVQVAVVIGGGNIFRGVAGGSVGMDRATADYMGMLATVMNSLALADAMDKQGLVARVMSAIAIEQVVEPYVRPKALQYLEEGKVVVFAAGTGNPFFTTDTAAALRGAEIGAELVLKATKVDGVYTADPKTNPDATRYVSLSFDEAIAKNLGIMDATAFALCRDQKLPIKVFSILKNGAFKRVVMGEDEGTLVHA, encoded by the coding sequence ATGTCTGATGCCCGCCCAGCCCACAAGCGAATCTTGTTGAAGCTGTCGGGAGAGGCGTTGATGGGCGATGACGCCTTCGGCATCAACCGCGCCACCATCGTGCGCATGGTGCAAGAGGTGGCCGAGGTCGTGAACATGGGCGTGCAGGTGGCGGTCGTGATCGGTGGCGGCAACATCTTCCGCGGCGTCGCGGGCGGCTCGGTCGGCATGGACCGCGCCACGGCCGACTACATGGGCATGCTGGCCACGGTCATGAACTCGCTGGCGCTGGCCGATGCGATGGACAAGCAGGGCCTCGTGGCCCGCGTGATGTCCGCCATTGCCATCGAGCAGGTGGTCGAGCCCTATGTGCGCCCCAAGGCCCTGCAGTACCTCGAAGAGGGCAAGGTCGTGGTGTTCGCAGCCGGCACGGGTAACCCGTTCTTCACCACCGACACGGCCGCTGCTCTGCGCGGTGCCGAGATCGGTGCCGAACTGGTGCTCAAGGCGACCAAGGTCGACGGCGTCTACACCGCCGATCCCAAGACCAACCCCGACGCAACGCGCTATGTCTCGCTCAGCTTCGACGAGGCGATCGCAAAAAATCTCGGCATCATGGACGCCACGGCCTTCGCGCTGTGCCGCGACCAGAAGCTGCCGATCAAGGTGTTCTCGATTCTCAAGAACGGCGCATTCAAGCGCGTCGTCATGGGCGAGGACGAGGGCACGCTGGTGCATGCCTAG
- the frr gene encoding ribosome recycling factor, producing the protein MTIADIRNATDAKMNQSLAAFQNNLTKIRTGRANSALLDSIHVEYYGSQVPLSQVANVSVLDSRTISVQPWEKGMGAKIEKAIRESDLGLNPASMGDLIRVPLPAMSEERRKEMTKLVRNEGETAKIATRNLRRDANESVKKLVKDKLASEDDQKRAEAEIQKVTDRHIAEIDRLVAAKEAEIMAV; encoded by the coding sequence ATGACCATTGCAGATATCCGCAATGCGACCGACGCGAAGATGAATCAGTCGCTCGCCGCATTCCAGAACAACCTTACGAAGATCCGTACCGGCCGCGCCAACTCTGCGCTGCTCGATTCGATCCACGTCGAGTACTACGGCTCGCAGGTGCCGTTGAGCCAGGTGGCCAACGTCTCGGTGCTCGATTCGCGCACCATCAGCGTCCAGCCTTGGGAAAAGGGCATGGGCGCCAAGATCGAGAAGGCCATCCGCGAAAGCGACCTGGGCCTGAACCCCGCCTCCATGGGCGACCTGATCCGCGTGCCGCTGCCCGCCATGAGCGAAGAGCGCCGCAAGGAAATGACCAAGCTGGTCCGCAACGAAGGCGAAACCGCCAAGATCGCCACGCGCAACCTGCGCCGCGATGCGAACGAGTCGGTCAAGAAGCTGGTCAAGGACAAGCTGGCGTCCGAGGACGACCAGAAGCGCGCCGAAGCCGAGATCCAGAAGGTCACCGACCGCCACATCGCGGAAATCGACCGCCTGGTCGCGGCCAAGGAAGCGGAGATCATGGCCGTTTGA